Proteins encoded within one genomic window of Rhinoderma darwinii isolate aRhiDar2 chromosome 5, aRhiDar2.hap1, whole genome shotgun sequence:
- the LOC142652824 gene encoding uncharacterized protein LOC142652824 encodes MYTQQLMFLKDIMEMRTTTDNLEDTAEETDVGESRPEPPAAPVLPPSPEPTPLEPAPGQSARAVASPAEERPVRARTRRARAQQASAAGQVDARVLDYLRRAADEDGNDAFGRSIVPLLRLVPMDRMGRLQASIVTLIDASRPPHNPHVCFTAIEQWRSTAMPATTPQVPGPFHPGPQMHRPHPYMRPMAPHFPGPTYPGQHQHHYAAEEQPTQLQVQHSGAEMQAYSSPGHQYQHL; translated from the exons ATGTATACCCAacagctgatgttcttgaaggacatcatggagatgcgcac AACCAcagacaatttggaggataccgcAGAAGAGACAGACGTGGGCGAGTCTCGgccggaacctcctgctgcccctgtcctgccccctagcccagagccgacacccctggagcccgcccctggccagtccgcacgggccgtcgcctctccggcagaggagcgccccgtgcgtgcccgcactcgccgggcccgtgctcaacaggcctccGCAGCGGGGCAAGTAGATGCCCGGGTCCTGGACTATCTACGGCGAGCCGCtgatgaggacgggaacgacgcctttggccgaagcatcgttcccctcctccggctggtccccatggaccgtatgggccgtctgcaagcgtcgatcgtgacgttgatcgacgcttccagaccgccccacaatccgcACGTGTGCTTCACGGCCATTGAACAGTGGCGCAGTacagccatgccggccaccacgccccaggtgccggGCCCATTCCACCCAGGCCCCCAGATGCACCGCCCGCATCcgtatatgcgccctatggctccccacttccctggccCAACATACCCcggacaacatcagcaccactatgctgccgaggaacaacctacacagctccaggtccagcatagtggtgctgaaatgcaggcctattcgtccccgggccaccagtaccaacacctttAA